Proteins from one Nitrobacteraceae bacterium AZCC 2146 genomic window:
- a CDS encoding hypothetical protein (product_source=Hypo-rule applied; transmembrane_helix_parts=Inside_1_12,TMhelix_13_35,Outside_36_50), giving the protein MTGFAIARFRKATLVVLSAMGTAGLLVGGVAASYWAMRNAPAMGGTTAGT; this is encoded by the coding sequence GTGACCGGCTTCGCTATCGCACGCTTCCGGAAAGCCACGCTCGTCGTGCTGAGCGCAATGGGGACCGCGGGCCTGCTGGTTGGCGGTGTGGCCGCGTCATATTGGGCGATGCGCAATGCACCGGCGATGGGCGGAACGACGGCGGGTACCTGA